In the Chloroflexota bacterium genome, one interval contains:
- a CDS encoding sugar ABC transporter permease, protein MSVQSTVLRHTRYRDLTARHKEWVLGYAMLVPAFFFIVGLVAYPAAWAIYLSFTDKVIGSPEKFIGFQNYVWLTQWPNFGRMIWNTVLLAVVGVAIKAFVGMTMALALNEQFLGRTVIRALLFLPWTVPAFVAGLIWRWMYDDQNGLFNWALLGIGLIDAPISWLGDVRYAMAAVMSVVVWKGFPFFAIAYLAGMQSIPSEQYEAAEVDGANAWHRFLYITLPGLRHVMLVTCMLSLIWTANTFDLVFIMTRGGPSNATEVFTMLIYDQGIRNGRIGEASTAAMMAVPIFAGLIIILTRYLQDSDEERA, encoded by the coding sequence ACCAGGTATCGGGATTTGACGGCACGCCACAAAGAGTGGGTGCTCGGCTATGCCATGCTGGTGCCGGCCTTCTTCTTCATCGTTGGACTTGTTGCGTACCCGGCCGCCTGGGCCATCTACCTGTCGTTCACCGACAAGGTGATCGGCAGCCCCGAGAAGTTCATCGGCTTCCAGAACTACGTCTGGCTGACTCAGTGGCCGAACTTTGGCCGAATGATCTGGAACACCGTGCTGCTGGCCGTCGTCGGCGTCGCCATCAAGGCGTTCGTCGGCATGACCATGGCCCTGGCGCTCAACGAGCAGTTCCTCGGGCGGACCGTCATCCGGGCGCTGCTCTTCCTGCCCTGGACAGTGCCCGCCTTCGTGGCTGGCCTGATCTGGCGCTGGATGTACGACGATCAGAACGGCCTCTTCAACTGGGCCTTGCTCGGCATCGGGCTGATCGACGCGCCGATCTCGTGGCTGGGAGATGTCCGCTACGCGATGGCCGCCGTCATGAGCGTCGTCGTCTGGAAGGGATTCCCGTTCTTCGCCATTGCGTACCTCGCCGGCATGCAATCGATCCCCTCGGAGCAGTACGAGGCGGCCGAGGTCGATGGTGCGAACGCCTGGCACCGCTTCCTCTACATCACGCTGCCAGGGTTGCGGCACGTCATGCTGGTCACCTGCATGCTGTCGCTGATCTGGACAGCGAACACCTTTGATCTGGTCTTCATCATGACGCGCGGCGGCCCATCCAACGCCACCGAGGTCTTCACGATGCTGATCTACGATCAGGGGATTCGGAACGGGCGCATCGGAGAGGCGTCGACAGCGGCCATGATGGCGGTCCCGATCTTCGCGGGCCTCATCATCATCCTGACGCGCTACCTGCAGGACAGCGACGAGGAGCGGGCCTGA